In a single window of the Xylanimonas protaetiae genome:
- a CDS encoding plasmid replication, integration and excision activator, producing MAIAKRFPIAHGLAFPNGAFLRGEVEPVVDFQAEKRADGSRPQQRDKESGLPMWQCTVIDADDDANRKDIGVSVKFAAEVQPVPPKNTSPLPWTPVEFVGLTALPWIDDNGQRPRLQWSFRAEGMVAPGQGRAEQPKPPESKAAA from the coding sequence GTGGCTATCGCCAAGCGTTTCCCCATCGCCCACGGCCTCGCGTTCCCCAACGGGGCGTTCCTGCGTGGCGAGGTCGAGCCGGTAGTGGACTTCCAGGCCGAGAAGCGGGCTGACGGTTCGCGTCCGCAGCAGCGCGACAAGGAGTCGGGGCTGCCGATGTGGCAGTGCACGGTCATCGACGCGGACGACGACGCGAACCGCAAGGACATCGGCGTCTCGGTGAAGTTCGCGGCCGAGGTGCAGCCAGTCCCGCCGAAGAACACCTCGCCCCTGCCGTGGACGCCGGTCGAGTTCGTGGGTCTGACGGCGCTGCCGTGGATCGACGACAACGGGCAGCGTCCGCGCCTTCAGTGGTCGTTCCGGGCCGAGGGCATGGTCGCGCCGGGGCAGGGCCGCGCCGAGCAGCCCAAGCCTCCTGAGTCCAAGGCGGCGGCCTGA
- a CDS encoding DUF5919 domain-containing protein codes for MSNWIKGRARPPADVVLAAASLYGLSLDSRLGVETTAATPGPEGIDELRGAVHRLEALVHERLAPPSEQSLISTRDVRGVFATRSEAQSAVPVLRTLASAEHVDAMGLSLNALCQTVSDVTLAELVENGLTLRCLFLDPDGKATKARELEEGHPVGHLAKLTRANLLVIQRLRERLTPEAEGRVQVRTYDEPVRFNITNIDGTRSLVQPYLPNLRGLDAPTFLIEADDGEPHGLFPVFERIFTETWERSRVVKY; via the coding sequence GTGAGCAACTGGATCAAGGGCCGAGCGCGACCGCCGGCTGACGTCGTCCTCGCGGCGGCATCTCTGTACGGTCTGTCGCTCGACTCGCGGCTTGGCGTCGAAACGACGGCCGCCACTCCTGGACCCGAAGGCATCGACGAGCTGCGCGGCGCGGTGCACCGACTGGAAGCCCTCGTGCACGAGCGCCTGGCGCCGCCGAGCGAGCAATCCCTCATCTCGACGCGCGACGTTCGCGGCGTGTTCGCGACCCGCTCCGAGGCTCAGTCAGCCGTGCCCGTCCTGCGGACCCTCGCATCGGCCGAGCACGTCGACGCCATGGGCCTCAGCCTCAACGCCCTCTGCCAGACCGTCTCTGACGTCACCCTCGCGGAACTCGTCGAGAACGGCCTCACGCTGCGCTGCCTCTTCCTCGACCCAGACGGCAAGGCGACCAAGGCCCGCGAACTCGAGGAAGGGCATCCGGTCGGGCATCTCGCCAAGCTGACACGCGCCAACCTGCTCGTGATCCAGCGCCTTCGGGAACGCCTTACCCCCGAGGCCGAGGGTCGCGTCCAGGTGCGCACCTACGACGAGCCCGTCCGGTTCAACATCACGAACATCGACGGCACGCGTTCGCTCGTGCAGCCATACCTTCCGAACCTGCGCGGGCTGGACGCGCCGACGTTCCTCATCGAGGCCGACGACGGCGAGCCGCACGGCCTGTTCCCCGTGTTTGAGCGGATCTTCACCGAGACCTGGGAGCGAAGCCGTGTCGTCAAGTATTGA
- a CDS encoding FtsK/SpoIIIE domain-containing protein, giving the protein MDALSTTWAITRTVAGAVWYMLVWTFRSWRLVLACVMLGNLLLIGERAFAGYAVIWCVPAFSLLRAVWWAVHPLTYEAVLGGPIRRRGWKRRLRRNWKRIADRCGLATAPRVDEARVIPRLRRVRASGNMLTFNVRARVGQTADDVAAAAEAIATSLGAEAVEAHRLGAGWVELSLTMRELLDVATLPTIPSAIEFRGVTIGRCSDGTPWRLDLAGRHTLVVGRSGSGKGSVFWGVAGNLAPAAHAGMVHLWGVDLKGGVEVAVGAPMFSHVAMNEADAVGLLRGLNRVIVDRQSVMRGQSRSFEPSPGDPVHVLMIDELAVLTAYASKEVVNEAVNLLKLILTQGRAFGVMVVAFVQDPRKETVGMRDLFTQTVALRLASGAETRMVLGDGMAALAPAHHISQTMPGAGYAVTDDGVVARVRADYWADDFIRLVAGTYPAPPAPPLPDEGVTVEPAGTEPPAPVGVTLSGAPPRPRTPRKPRAPRVPQPTSSDGDPEAA; this is encoded by the coding sequence ATGGACGCGCTCAGCACGACGTGGGCCATCACCCGCACTGTCGCCGGTGCGGTCTGGTACATGCTCGTTTGGACCTTCCGGTCATGGCGGCTGGTTCTGGCCTGCGTCATGCTGGGCAACCTCCTTCTGATCGGGGAGCGCGCCTTCGCCGGATATGCCGTGATCTGGTGCGTGCCCGCGTTCTCGCTCCTGCGAGCGGTCTGGTGGGCCGTGCACCCGCTCACCTACGAGGCGGTGCTTGGCGGTCCGATTCGTCGTCGGGGTTGGAAGCGTCGCCTTCGCCGGAACTGGAAGCGCATCGCGGACCGCTGCGGCCTGGCCACCGCACCTCGTGTTGACGAGGCCCGCGTGATCCCGAGGCTGCGTCGGGTGCGGGCGTCGGGCAACATGCTCACCTTCAACGTCCGCGCTCGGGTCGGGCAGACCGCCGACGACGTTGCCGCCGCGGCCGAGGCCATCGCCACCTCACTCGGGGCCGAGGCTGTCGAAGCGCACCGGCTCGGCGCGGGCTGGGTCGAGTTGTCCCTCACGATGCGCGAACTGCTGGACGTCGCAACGCTCCCGACGATCCCGTCCGCGATCGAGTTCCGCGGCGTGACCATCGGCCGCTGCTCGGACGGCACGCCGTGGCGGCTCGACCTCGCCGGGCGCCACACGCTCGTCGTCGGGCGTTCGGGGTCGGGCAAGGGGTCCGTGTTCTGGGGTGTCGCCGGGAACCTGGCCCCGGCCGCGCACGCGGGCATGGTGCATCTCTGGGGCGTCGACCTGAAGGGCGGCGTCGAGGTCGCGGTGGGTGCGCCGATGTTCTCTCACGTCGCGATGAACGAGGCCGATGCGGTCGGTCTCCTGCGCGGGCTCAACCGCGTGATCGTCGACCGGCAGTCCGTCATGCGCGGTCAGTCGCGCAGCTTCGAACCGTCGCCCGGCGACCCGGTCCACGTCCTGATGATCGACGAGCTCGCCGTCCTCACGGCCTACGCCTCCAAGGAGGTCGTCAACGAGGCCGTGAACCTGCTCAAGCTGATCCTCACGCAGGGCCGCGCCTTCGGGGTGATGGTCGTCGCGTTCGTTCAGGACCCACGCAAGGAGACCGTGGGAATGCGCGACCTGTTCACCCAAACCGTCGCGCTCCGCCTCGCCTCCGGCGCTGAGACGCGCATGGTGCTCGGGGACGGCATGGCCGCGCTCGCCCCGGCTCACCACATCTCGCAGACCATGCCCGGCGCCGGGTACGCCGTGACTGACGACGGCGTTGTCGCTCGCGTTCGCGCGGACTACTGGGCGGACGACTTCATCCGCCTGGTCGCGGGCACGTACCCGGCGCCTCCCGCGCCTCCGCTGCCCGACGAGGGCGTCACGGTTGAGCCCGCAGGGACGGAGCCTCCCGCCCCGGTCGGCGTGACGCTCAGCGGTGCTCCTCCGCGTCCACGGACGCCTCGCAAGCCCCGCGCCCCTCGGGTTCCGCAGCCCACGTCGAGTGATGGCGACCCCGAGGCGGCGTGA
- a CDS encoding replication initiator: MSTVEQVGGGFWGHSPDVPLDLPDLDPAAVAGIVGRIADKSWQDFADTLGRVANCSHPIRLVGRADTIDARTGEVIETFRSVDQPLGMLYKPCGNRRADECEACSRIYARDTFELISTGLHGGKGVPGDVARNPLLFVTLTAPSFGAVHGVRDGEKPCRPRALGSVCEHGRSFACWDRHEDGDAEVGAPLCPECYDVATAAVWQWFAPELWRRFTIALRRHLTASLGVNRGALNRHLRLEYAKVAEFQARGLVHFHALVRVDGPDGPGSPAPIPAATLSEVVTAAVAAVRYEVDPIDSDDVARILRFGAQTDVRVVREAAVIDGDVTAEQVAAYLAKYSTKSAGVDPARPRPHLAALAEACRTLAARAFAGCHFGCADRAADRHPGLCGDCAESPYALLGHWASMLGFRGHFSTKSRRYSVTLGALRRARRRFQRLASEARRNATTLDTRDLEARLMAEYAEETTLVVGSWRYEGTGWPRAGDKALADAAASRAREYAQWRAEQRTNPARQPNQNHDPRGRDDQA; this comes from the coding sequence ATGTCCACGGTCGAGCAGGTCGGCGGGGGCTTCTGGGGACACTCCCCGGACGTCCCGCTAGACCTGCCCGACCTCGACCCCGCCGCGGTCGCCGGGATCGTCGGCCGGATCGCTGACAAGTCGTGGCAGGACTTCGCGGACACCCTCGGCCGGGTCGCCAACTGCTCGCACCCGATCCGCCTCGTCGGCCGCGCCGACACCATCGACGCCCGCACCGGCGAGGTCATCGAGACATTCAGGTCCGTCGATCAGCCGCTCGGAATGCTCTACAAGCCGTGCGGCAACCGTCGCGCCGATGAGTGCGAAGCTTGCTCGCGCATCTACGCCCGCGACACCTTCGAACTTATCTCGACCGGCCTTCACGGCGGCAAGGGCGTGCCCGGCGACGTCGCCCGAAACCCGCTGCTGTTCGTCACGCTGACGGCTCCCTCGTTCGGCGCGGTACACGGTGTGCGCGACGGCGAGAAGCCGTGTCGGCCCCGCGCCCTCGGTTCGGTGTGCGAGCACGGCCGCTCGTTCGCCTGCTGGGATCGCCACGAGGACGGCGACGCCGAGGTCGGCGCCCCGCTGTGTCCCGAGTGCTACGACGTCGCGACCGCCGCCGTGTGGCAGTGGTTCGCGCCCGAGCTGTGGCGCCGGTTCACGATCGCGCTGCGCCGCCACCTGACCGCCTCGCTCGGCGTGAACCGCGGAGCCCTGAACCGACACCTGCGCCTCGAGTACGCCAAGGTGGCCGAGTTCCAAGCGCGGGGCCTGGTCCACTTCCACGCGCTCGTGCGCGTCGACGGGCCCGATGGTCCAGGGTCGCCCGCGCCGATCCCCGCGGCCACGCTCTCCGAGGTCGTGACGGCTGCCGTGGCCGCGGTGCGCTATGAGGTCGACCCGATCGACTCCGACGACGTCGCCCGCATACTCCGTTTCGGCGCACAGACCGACGTGCGCGTGGTCCGCGAAGCCGCGGTGATCGACGGTGACGTCACGGCCGAGCAGGTCGCCGCGTACCTGGCGAAGTACTCGACCAAGTCCGCAGGTGTCGACCCGGCGCGACCGCGCCCCCACCTCGCCGCGCTGGCTGAGGCCTGCCGAACGCTCGCAGCTCGCGCCTTCGCCGGCTGCCACTTCGGGTGCGCCGACCGTGCCGCAGATCGGCACCCTGGCCTGTGCGGCGACTGCGCAGAGAGTCCGTACGCGCTCCTGGGCCACTGGGCGTCGATGCTCGGCTTCCGTGGGCACTTCTCGACCAAGTCGCGTCGCTACTCAGTGACGCTCGGTGCGCTCCGCCGTGCTCGACGTCGGTTCCAGCGCCTCGCCTCCGAGGCCCGCCGCAACGCCACCACGCTCGACACCCGCGACCTGGAAGCGCGCCTCATGGCCGAGTACGCCGAGGAAACCACCCTCGTCGTCGGTTCCTGGCGCTACGAGGGCACCGGCTGGCCTCGGGCGGGGGACAAGGCCCTTGCCGACGCCGCCGCATCCCGTGCCCGCGAGTACGCGCAGTGGCGAGCAGAACAGCGCACGAACCCGGCCCGACAGCCGAACCAGAACCACGACCCGAGGGGGAGAGATGACCAAGCGTGA
- a CDS encoding excisionase family DNA-binding protein, whose amino-acid sequence MTKREPLAVSEVAPVLCDVNVACKALGIHRTILYELIRCGALRTVKIGTRRLVPIAALKEYAESLDGAA is encoded by the coding sequence ATGACCAAGCGTGAACCGCTCGCCGTGAGCGAAGTCGCCCCGGTGCTCTGCGACGTGAACGTGGCGTGCAAGGCGCTGGGGATCCACCGCACGATCCTGTACGAGCTGATCCGCTGCGGCGCGCTTCGCACCGTGAAGATCGGCACGCGGCGACTCGTGCCCATCGCGGCGCTGAAGGAGTACGCCGAGAGCCTGGACGGTGCGGCATGA
- a CDS encoding DNA methyltransferase, whose translation MSEEAKPEIDPRNLLNGLTAKEWLSESTSVWTQRGLGAGHKEAEIERLHPAPFSYTDVGRIIRMFTKPGQLVLDPFAGVGSTLKAAALDGRRGVGFELYPSFAQLAELRLQTEVPSDLLDANPQVVMRGDSRKLAARLDPETVDLIVTSPPYWSILNKKSDHKQQQTREAHGLVTTYGDDERDLGNIEDYDKFIEVLGDTLTASAAALKHKGYMVLIVGDFRHKSRYYMFHADIARELETRGLTLQAMNVLWQRHKRVFPYGYPFAYVPNVHHQNVIVMRKL comes from the coding sequence ATGTCCGAAGAAGCTAAGCCCGAGATCGATCCTCGCAACCTGCTCAATGGGCTGACCGCCAAAGAGTGGCTCAGCGAGAGCACGAGCGTCTGGACGCAGCGCGGCCTCGGAGCTGGCCACAAGGAAGCAGAGATCGAGCGCCTCCATCCTGCGCCGTTCTCGTACACAGACGTGGGCCGGATCATCCGCATGTTCACGAAGCCTGGGCAACTGGTGCTCGACCCGTTCGCTGGTGTGGGCTCAACCCTCAAGGCAGCCGCTCTCGACGGTCGACGCGGAGTCGGATTCGAGCTCTACCCGAGTTTCGCCCAGCTCGCCGAACTGCGATTGCAGACAGAGGTACCCTCAGACCTGCTTGACGCCAACCCCCAAGTTGTCATGCGTGGGGACTCGCGGAAACTCGCAGCTCGGCTTGACCCTGAGACCGTCGACCTCATTGTGACGTCTCCGCCGTACTGGTCGATCCTCAACAAGAAGTCCGACCACAAGCAGCAGCAGACGCGCGAAGCGCACGGGCTCGTCACGACGTATGGTGACGACGAGCGCGACTTGGGAAACATCGAGGACTACGACAAGTTCATTGAGGTTCTCGGCGACACACTCACTGCATCGGCAGCGGCCCTGAAGCACAAGGGCTACATGGTCCTGATCGTCGGAGACTTCCGCCACAAGTCGCGCTACTACATGTTCCACGCTGACATCGCTCGCGAACTCGAGACGCGTGGCCTCACTCTCCAGGCAATGAACGTCCTCTGGCAGCGCCACAAGCGAGTGTTCCCGTACGGGTATCCCTTCGCATACGTGCCAAACGTGCACCACCAGAATGTCATCGTGATGAGGAAACTCTAG
- a CDS encoding inositol monophosphatase family protein, translating into MSSSIESVAAAAVDLALSILRHGTDGRRTYKTDRDFATTTDYAIEDAVRTFLTRETPEFGFLGEERGAEGSTERLWCLDPIDGTTNFTRGIPNFGVSLALVEDGKPTFGTIALPMHRERYVTRGSAAYLNDKRLQVSATSELHEAVVTMGDFATGAGSTEKNRRRLATIGRLANGVGRVRMLGSAATDLAWLAAGRLDAVLIDANRTWDVAAGVALATAAGATITHSDGSLYSLVGPDLIAAAPRVHRILLDTVEA; encoded by the coding sequence GTGTCGTCAAGTATTGAGAGCGTCGCAGCAGCCGCGGTAGACCTCGCACTCTCGATCCTGCGCCACGGGACCGACGGCCGCCGGACCTACAAGACCGACCGCGACTTCGCCACGACCACGGACTACGCCATCGAGGACGCTGTAAGGACGTTCCTCACCCGAGAGACACCCGAGTTCGGCTTCCTGGGCGAGGAACGCGGAGCCGAGGGCAGCACCGAGCGACTCTGGTGCCTCGATCCCATCGATGGCACCACCAACTTCACGCGCGGGATACCCAACTTTGGTGTTTCGCTGGCGCTCGTCGAGGACGGCAAGCCCACCTTCGGGACCATCGCCCTCCCGATGCACCGCGAGCGGTACGTCACGCGTGGCAGCGCCGCCTACCTCAACGACAAGCGGCTCCAGGTGTCAGCGACCAGTGAGCTGCACGAGGCAGTCGTCACCATGGGCGACTTCGCCACCGGCGCGGGAAGCACCGAGAAGAACAGGCGCCGACTCGCAACGATTGGGCGGTTGGCAAACGGCGTCGGCCGCGTCCGCATGCTCGGCTCCGCCGCCACGGACCTCGCCTGGCTTGCCGCTGGACGCCTCGACGCCGTGCTGATCGACGCTAATCGAACCTGGGACGTTGCCGCGGGCGTCGCGCTCGCAACCGCGGCCGGCGCCACGATCACCCATAGCGACGGGAGCCTCTACTCCCTCGTCGGGCCAGACCTCATCGCAGCGGCACCACGGGTTCACCGCATCTTGCTCGACACAGTGGAGGCATGA